GCCGAGGCGGGATTGGAGttcgaagatggagatgCCCGGTTGCCCTGGCTCGGGCAGGCGGGAACGGCCGAAGAGCTTGATGGGCAAGGCGTATGCTTGGGGGTGGTCTGAGGTGATCAGGGAGAGAAGGGTCGTCTTCCCGGATCCATTGGCTCCCAGGATCGCCCACCGCTGTCCACGACGGACGGTCCAGTGGAGGCcgtccttttcctccccgTTGACTCTTTGTGTCCATCCGCCCAGGACAACCTTCTCGCCATATTGCACGCGGACTCCCTCCATTTCGATGACTGGCTCGCCTCCCTTGACGGCAGGCAGGGCTAATCCACTGGTCCTGGTTGACAGTAACTGAAGGTCCCAGAGCAGCTGACGGTCCAGATGACCAGCTTCCATGGCGCTCTTTGCCTCACGGAAAATCgctttctcctcttcggtGTGAGATGCAACCTCTCGGCCGCGGTTGACGACTCGTTTCCAAACATTGAACACCGTGTTCGCTTCGGCCCGCTGACCTTGGAATAATATTCGATTGTTATTTCCTAGGACCACCAGATGCGTGATCCAGTCAGGGATAGTATCCTGCGGTCGTAAGGCGAGGATTAATCTGGGGTCCGATTTATCTGCTaggcgctggagaaggccaGAGATGCTTCTTGTGGTAGCGGGGTCAAGGCCCACTAGAAGTTGTTAGCAATATAATCGTATCCTGGCCTGAGAGAGTGAGAGTTACTCACTGAAAGGATCATCTAGCAGCAGCAGTTCCGGCTTGCTGAGTAGTGCCTTTGCGATCCGCGTACGTCTTGTCTGACCATTGCTTAGGTTTGCGACGGGCATGTCCAGGAGCTCTCCCAGTCGCAGGTCGGTGATGACCTGGTTGAGCAGCTTTTCATCTCGTAACTTTCCgccttcctctccttctaGAGGGTTCAAGGAAGTTTGGCCCTTAAGGTACTGAAGCACCGACCAGTCTGTCTCTTCCCGAAGACTCTCATAGCGAGCACTCAAATAGGCCCCGCGGGTACCACCAATCGCTCCCGACCCTTCGCCACTAAACCCGATATATTGTACAGCGTTTCCAACGAACCGTAGCCGAGGGTCCTTCTTCGCAATCTCGTCTGTGAGGAGGTAGGGGTAGGAGCGAGCCGTCGGCGGGAGACAGACATACTGGCCGCGGAGAATCTCGAGCAGTTGTGTTCTCCCCGAACTACCGATCACGGCCCAGTGTTGCAGCGATTGATCTCCATTGTTTTCGGCTGATGTTGCCTGATCGGCGGGTAGAACGAAATTGAAGTTGGCAAAGAGAGGCGGGttctggttgttggtggCATCGTCTGGACTAGGATAGTTCTGATAGAAGGTTCCGTCTTGGATGCGAATCAGTGGCGGTG
The sequence above is a segment of the Aspergillus oryzae RIB40 DNA, chromosome 3 genome. Coding sequences within it:
- a CDS encoding putative ABC transporter (predicted transporter (ABC superfamily)), with the protein product MRGETHLSSLTPPLIRIQDGTFYQNYPSPDDATNNQNPPLFANFNFVLPADQATSAENNGDQSLQHWAVIGSSGRTQLLEILRGQYVCLPPTARSYPYLLTDEIAKKDPRLRFVGNAVQYIGFSGEGSGAIGGTRGAYLSARYESLREETDWSVLQYLKGQTSLNPLEGEEGGKLRDEKLLNQVITDLRLGELLDMPVANLSNGQTRRTRIAKALLSKPELLLLDDPFMGLDPATTRSISGLLQRLADKSDPRLILALRPQDTIPDWITHLVVLGNNNRILFQGQRAEANTVFNVWKRVVNRGREVASHTEEEKAIFREAKSAMEAGHLDRQLLWDLQLLSTRTSGLALPAVKGGEPVIEMEGVRVQYGEKVVLGGWTQRVNGEEKDGLHWTVRRGQRWAILGANGSGKTTLLSLITSDHPQAYALPIKLFGRSRLPEPGQPGISIFELQSRLGHSSPEIHAFFPRQLTIRQAVESAYAETFLSKPTLDHDRDLDVSAALRYFKAELDPDAAVTTKEEPPRVSVENREHFPRIAFVRGASPIFSPIEFDVEYADSTLFGQLNTAQQRVVLFIRALVHKPDIVILDEAFSGMPASMRDKCIHFLEAGEYSRNRASSATRRSGSRLKEDWLRGYNTDESNVRHLGLSDNQALIMISHNREEIPDSVRYYMRLPSESVEGSEPLDFRFGQVKYKKTLNEPSTWEHAWLPPSEFKARGAMRSKRGKRLGEDEESVNQDEKVYEWYSVG